Sequence from the Nocardioides exalbidus genome:
CGCGAGCTCTACGCCCCGGCGGCGCACACCGCACGCTCGCTGAACGCCGACTACACCGGCGCCCGCTCGCTGTCGGGCTGGAAGTCCGAGGTCCGCGCGGCCTGGCCCGGCGTCCGCGTCGAGCACCTCGACTCCGAGGGCGCCGGTGACCAGGCCGAGGTCGGCGCGACGCTCTCCGTCCGCGCGTGGGTCGCGCTCGGGGCGCTCTCGCCCGACGACGTCGAGGTGCAGGTCGTGCACGGCCGGATCGCCTCCGACGACGAGCTGACCGCCACCACGATCACTCCGATGACGGTGGGCGAGTCCTACGACGGCAACCGGCACCGCTTCGACGCCACGGTCTCGCTCGAGACCTCGGGAGCCTTCGGCTACACGGTGCGGGTCGTGCCCCGCAACGCAGCGCTCGCCTCGGTCGCCGAGCTCGGCCTGGTGGCCGAGCCCGCCTGACGCCGGCAGGCCGTCTCGACCCGAAGCCGCCGCACGTGCGGCGGATGTGGCCCCGCCGATCGCAGTGCAGGGGCCAGATCTGCCGCACGTGCGCAACTCAGCCGCTTCAGGCGGGTAGGTCTGCCCGCCGCTGGGAAACTCCGGACGCGCAGGCGGGAGCCGTCGTACGGTCCCGTCGTGATGACCTCCCGGCTCCTCCGTCTCGCTGCTGCCGTACTGGTCTACGGCGGGGTGGCCCTCAGCCTCCCGGAGCGCTCGGACGCCACGCGGCAGGAGGAACCGGTGCGTGCAGCGACCGCTCCGCAGGCGGACCGGGTCCTGTGGACGGAGTCCGGCAGGTGGACGCGCAACCTGCACGTCCGATCGTCGCGCGTGGACGGCGGCGGTGTCCGCCGGGTGTACGACAGGTTGCGCGGGTCCACGAGCGCGCTGGTCCCCAGCCCCGACGGGCGCCAGGTCGCGTTCGTGACCTGCTGCCGTGACGTCCGGCCGCTGCTCGTCGTGGCGCCGACGACGGGCGGCCCGGCCCTTGCGCCCCTGGCGGACCACCCGGAGCTCGAGGGGGTCAGGGGGCTGGGCTGGTCGCCCGACGGGCAGCGCCTGGCCTTCACCGCGCTCGTCGCCGAGGGCGAGGACCTCGTCGCGTCGCTCTGGACGGTCCGGCTCGACGGGTCCGACCTCGAGCACGTGCTGACCGTGGGCGACGTGCTGGGTGAGGAGCCGCTGGGGCTGACCGGGGAGACGACGGCCTGGACGCGCGCGGGGATCTTCTACACCCAGGGCGACGCGCTCCGCCTCGCCCGTGACGGGACGTCGGAGGTCGTGATGCGCCGCGTGCACGGCGTCAGCACGTCGATGGACGGTCGCTGGCTGGTGCTGCAGCGACAGCGTGGTCTGGTCTCCCAGACCTGGGTGGCGCGCACCGACCTGAGCCGTGCCCGCAAGGTCCTCCAGTGGGACCTCGACGGCAGCCGCTGGGCCTACCGGGGCGTGGTCGCGAACCGCGACGGCAGCAGGCTGCTGGCGCAGCGCCAGGACGTGCGCGCGGGTGGTCCTCACCACTGGATCGCCTGGGACACGACGAACGGACCGCGCAGCCACGAGGTCCTGCCCGTGCCCGAGGACACCTCGGTCGTCGCCTGGCAGTGACCTAGCCGAAGGTCAGCACGAGGCCGATCGTCGTCGGGACCACCCCGAGCAGCAACCAGGGCGACAGCACGGACCTCCCGTGGATCGCGCGACCGGCGGCGACGGCGGCGGCGCCGAAGATCCCGGCGATCACGTTGAGCCCGACCTTCGACGAGGTGGGGGAGTCGTCCAGCATCACCGCCGCCACGACGAGCCCGACGACGAGGTGCAGGATCGTCGTGACCGCGAGGGTCGACATCACCCACTTCTGCACGCGGGCGAGGTCGCGCGCGTCCTTCTCCGGGTCCTTGATGACCTGGCGGGGCGCGTTCATGTCGAGGAGGTGGCCGCGACCCTTCTCGGTACGTCGGGCGGGAACGCTGCTGGCCATGGCCCCATCCTCTCAGCCCGGGCGCACGCACGCCGAACGGGTGCAGACTGCGCAAGTGCGATCAAGCGCGCAGGCACCGGCGGCACGAGGGTGGTGGGCATGACGACAGCGGCCGACACCTTCGCCGCGTTCCTCGACACCCTGGCCGAGACGCTCGACCTGGGCAGCGAGGAACGGGCGCGGCGGCTCCACCTCTCCCGCTTCCACCTCGACCGCGTGGTGTCGGCGACCGGGGGCGAGCCACCGGAGCGGATGCGACGCCGCCTGCTGCTCGAGCGCGCGGCGTACCGCCTCGTGACCGGCGACGGGCAGGTGGTCGACATCGCGTTCGAGGCGGGCTTCGGCTCCCACGAGGCGTTCACGAGGGCGTTCACGCGGGAGTACGGCGCGGCCCCGAGCCGCTGGCGCCGGCACCCCACCCGGACCCAGATCGCGGGTCCGAGCGGCGTGCACTTCCACCCGCCGGGCAGCCTCCGGCTGCCCACCGCACGAAAGGTGACACCGATGGACCTGATGACGCGCATGATCGAGCACCACCTCTGGCTGACCGGCGAGATGATCGACCGGGCAGCCTCGCTCACCGACGCCCAGCTCGACGCCCCGATCGAGGTGCCCATCGGCACCATCGACGACGACATGTCGATCCGCTCCGTCCTCGGCCGGCTCGTCGGTCAGCTCGCCCAGTGGAACGCTGCCGTCGCGCAGCGCCGCTACGACTGGGACCAGGAGCGCGGCAAGTCGCTGAGCACCCTGCGCCGCGAGCTCGCCGACGAGGGCTCGGCCTTCCTCGCCCAGGTGCGGACGACGATCGACGAGGGCCGCCTCGACGACACCTTCCTCGACGTCACCTGCGACCCGCCCAAGGTCTTCACCTACGGCGGGATGGTCGCCCACGTCCTGACCTTCGCGGCCGTCCGCCGGCTCGTCGTGCTGGGCTCCTTCGAGACCCTCGGGATCACCGACCTCGACGCCGGCGACCCCATGGAGTGGGTCGCCGAGCCCGCCTGACCGCGACTCAGGTCTCGCGCAGCACCAGCACCGAGTGGGCCTGCAGGGAGAGCGACTCACCCGCGCGCACGGCGGTCCCGACCTCCAGCTCGGAGTTGGTCGACAGCACGACCTCGCCGTGGTGCACCCAGTGGTTCTCGGGCAGCACCAGCTCGACGTCGTCGCTGCCGGAGTTGAGCCAGATCATGAAGGACTTGTCGCGGACCTGGGCGCCACGCCGGTCGGGCGAGCGCAGGGGAGCCCCGTTGAGGAACATCCCGACGGTGCGGACCGAGTCGTCGTTCCAGTCGTCGGTCGTCATCTCCCGGCCGGCGGGGTGCACCCAGAGCATGTCCTTGATGCCGCCCTTGATGGTCGGGCGACCCTCGAACCAGTGCCGCTGGCGCAGCACCGGGTGCTCGCGGCGCAGGCGCAGCGCGGTCTTGGTGATCTCGTAGATGTCCAGCCACGCGTCGTCCGGACGCC
This genomic interval carries:
- a CDS encoding helix-turn-helix transcriptional regulator; this translates as MTTAADTFAAFLDTLAETLDLGSEERARRLHLSRFHLDRVVSATGGEPPERMRRRLLLERAAYRLVTGDGQVVDIAFEAGFGSHEAFTRAFTREYGAAPSRWRRHPTRTQIAGPSGVHFHPPGSLRLPTARKVTPMDLMTRMIEHHLWLTGEMIDRAASLTDAQLDAPIEVPIGTIDDDMSIRSVLGRLVGQLAQWNAAVAQRRYDWDQERGKSLSTLRRELADEGSAFLAQVRTTIDEGRLDDTFLDVTCDPPKVFTYGGMVAHVLTFAAVRRLVVLGSFETLGITDLDAGDPMEWVAEPA
- a CDS encoding TolB family protein, yielding MMTSRLLRLAAAVLVYGGVALSLPERSDATRQEEPVRAATAPQADRVLWTESGRWTRNLHVRSSRVDGGGVRRVYDRLRGSTSALVPSPDGRQVAFVTCCRDVRPLLVVAPTTGGPALAPLADHPELEGVRGLGWSPDGQRLAFTALVAEGEDLVASLWTVRLDGSDLEHVLTVGDVLGEEPLGLTGETTAWTRAGIFYTQGDALRLARDGTSEVVMRRVHGVSTSMDGRWLVLQRQRGLVSQTWVARTDLSRARKVLQWDLDGSRWAYRGVVANRDGSRLLAQRQDVRAGGPHHWIAWDTTNGPRSHEVLPVPEDTSVVAWQ